A genomic window from Fibrobacterota bacterium includes:
- a CDS encoding TIGR02147 family protein, which yields MKPKKEQVTATQKAAPTGGAVTVFDYLDYRAYLRDLYHTRKAQDSKFSCRYIAQKVGFRSASYFTQVLSGRSAMTSEMALRFAAFLRLDPREAEYLELLVLHQRAKSLKERRQYLERLGTFREALAVRVPPEHFEFYSQWHHTAIRELLFLEPFAGDHAALGRRLRPAISPTKAKASIELLLKLGMAREEGALVVRAHVQSTTTGEAVKSVEVDGFHDSTLQLARDSIDGLPREERSLSSLTVTLSKVGRSRVESEIMEFRRRILAIAQADANEIGVYHLGIQLFPMTREATP from the coding sequence ATGAAGCCCAAAAAAGAACAGGTCACTGCTACACAAAAAGCCGCCCCCACTGGCGGAGCGGTGACCGTGTTCGACTACCTGGACTACCGGGCCTATCTGCGCGACCTGTACCACACCCGCAAGGCCCAGGATTCCAAGTTCTCGTGCCGCTACATCGCGCAAAAGGTGGGGTTTCGGTCGGCCAGCTACTTCACGCAGGTGCTCAGTGGCCGCAGCGCCATGACCTCCGAGATGGCCTTGCGATTTGCGGCCTTTTTGCGGCTGGACCCGCGCGAAGCCGAATACCTGGAGTTGTTGGTGCTCCACCAGCGGGCCAAGAGTCTTAAGGAGCGCCGCCAATACCTGGAGCGACTCGGGACCTTCCGCGAGGCCTTGGCCGTGCGGGTGCCGCCCGAACACTTCGAGTTCTACAGCCAGTGGCACCACACCGCCATCCGCGAGCTGTTGTTTTTGGAACCGTTTGCAGGTGATCACGCCGCACTGGGCCGGCGACTGCGGCCGGCCATCTCTCCGACCAAGGCGAAAGCCTCCATCGAGTTGCTCCTGAAACTGGGCATGGCCAGGGAAGAAGGGGCATTGGTTGTGAGGGCCCATGTGCAGAGCACCACCACCGGCGAGGCGGTCAAATCGGTGGAGGTGGACGGCTTCCATGATTCCACCTTGCAGTTGGCGCGCGATTCCATCGATGGCCTGCCGCGCGAAGAGAGGTCGCTGTCCAGCCTGACGGTCACGCTTTCCAAGGTGGGACGTTCACGGGTGGAATCGGAGATCATGGAATTCCGGCGCAGGATCCTGGCCATCGCGCAGGCGGACGCGAACGAAATCGGGGTGTATCATCTGGGGATCCAACTGTTTCCGATGACCCGGGAGGCGACTCCGTGA